The segment CAGACTCACGCTTCAGTACAATAAGGCACGACAGGCCTCCATAACAAAGGAACTGATGGATATAGTTGGTGGAGTGGAGGCGCTTAAATAATGATTTTTTTAAAATGTCATCATAAATTTTACTGGAGGTAATATGGAGATTAATGAGGGAAAGGTTTCGCAGGTCATAGGTGCAGTGGTTGACTTAGAGTTCGAAAAGAAGCTTCCTGAGATATTGAATGCCATCAGGATTCAACAGTCTGCTCAGCCTGAAAAGGGCATACCCGCCATAGACCTAACACTTGAGGTCGCATCTCATCTTGGGGACAACAAGGTAAGGACTATTGCAATGTCAACGACGGATGGCGTTGTAAGAGGCATGCCGGCAATAGATACAGGACAGCCAATAACTGTGCCTGTCGGAAAAGAGACGCTGGGCAGGATAATGACTGTCATAGGCGAGCCTTGCGATAAATTAGGCCCTATAGAGGCTAAACAGAAATTACCCATTCACAGGCTAGCCCCTGAGTTTGTAGAGCAGGAGACTGTCACTCAGGTCTTTGAAACAGGCGTTAAGGTCTTTGACCTTCTTGTGCCGTTTGTCAGGGGTGGGAAGATGGGGATGTTTGGAGGTGCAGGAGTTGGCAAGACGGTTGTTATCATGGAGATGATTCATAACATAGCAATGAAGCATGGAGGTGTCTCTGTGTTTGCAGGTGTTGGAGAAAGGACAAGGGAAGGCAATGACCTTTATCTTGAGATGAAGCACTCAGGTGTCTTAGACAAGGTTGCCCTTATATATGGGCAGATGAATGAGCCACCAGGGGCAAGGCTTAGGGTTGGCATTACAGCCCTTACTGCGGCTGAGTATTTCAGGGATGAGGGACAGGATGTCCTTATCTTCATAGATAACATATTCAGGTTTACCCTTGCTGGCTCGGAGGTCTCTGCACTTCTTGGAAGGATGCCCTCTGCGGTTGGATACCAGCCTAACTTAGGCACAGACATGGGCATGCTTCAGGAAAGGATAACCTCTACAAAGAAAGGCTCTATCACATCGATGCAGGCAATCTATGTGCCGGCAGACGACCTTACAGACCCGGCAGTGGCAACTGCATTCACTCATCTGGATGGAACAGTGGTGCTTTCAAGACAGATATCCGAGCTTGGCATATACCCTGCGGTTGACCCTCTGGATTCTACATCGAGAATCCTCGACCCGAAGGTCTTGGGCGATGAGCACTATTCGATTGCAAGAAGGATTCAGCAGATTCTTCAAAGGTATAAAGAGCTTCAGGACATTAT is part of the Nitrospirota bacterium genome and harbors:
- the atpD gene encoding F0F1 ATP synthase subunit beta: MEINEGKVSQVIGAVVDLEFEKKLPEILNAIRIQQSAQPEKGIPAIDLTLEVASHLGDNKVRTIAMSTTDGVVRGMPAIDTGQPITVPVGKETLGRIMTVIGEPCDKLGPIEAKQKLPIHRLAPEFVEQETVTQVFETGVKVFDLLVPFVRGGKMGMFGGAGVGKTVVIMEMIHNIAMKHGGVSVFAGVGERTREGNDLYLEMKHSGVLDKVALIYGQMNEPPGARLRVGITALTAAEYFRDEGQDVLIFIDNIFRFTLAGSEVSALLGRMPSAVGYQPNLGTDMGMLQERITSTKKGSITSMQAIYVPADDLTDPAVATAFTHLDGTVVLSRQISELGIYPAVDPLDSTSRILDPKVLGDEHYSIARRIQQILQRYKELQDIIAILGMEELSEDDKLTVSRARKIQRFLSQPFHVAEAFTGTPGKYVKLADTMKGFKAICDGQYDTMPEQAFYMVGTIEEAEEKAVKLGWSKG